In Glycine max cultivar Williams 82 chromosome 15, Glycine_max_v4.0, whole genome shotgun sequence, the DNA window TCTTGGAACAGGTGCCCTAGGGCATGCCATATGCATAGACACACAAATGGTATGCTATATAACTTGATATATAAGCTGATAACCATATGGTATATGATATGTTTTGTATCTGAGGAGGGCTGAAAATAAGGAAAACAAGCagagaaatagagaaaatgcAGAAAGATATGAGAGCAAATGCTCCCCCAAGTCAGAGAAGATTCTCTAGACTCCTATTTTCATTTCCAAATTCATCCATATCCCCCACAATCATTACCCCCTATCCTTATAACAGAATTCCCTCtcagcaactctctctctcctctaactaactaacttatCCCTTCACAAAGAGTCTACTCCTAATTAGACCCATTTCCCCTCTTGGGCCTACAGACATAAACCTGAAAAGGTTTCTTCTCCTTGGGCGTTCCCATCAGTATAGgtccattttataaaataattcattataatAGTTTTTGACTGGTACAACAGcagttcttttttttaaaaaaaaatatatcattccaAATCCAACTAAcctatgacaatttgaattttgtcAGAAGTAAAAAACTAACAATGCATTCAATGTCATGTTTCATCATACTCTATATTATGCCCTCACATCACATAGAACTGTGTACAAGATAATCCTCTTGGTATTCTCAGTCGGTCATTGAGATATTTAATACTGGTTTACGCGTTAATCAATGTAGTCGCACTCTCATGATCTTGGGATGTGAGTCCATAAGATGAAGGACTACAGCAGTTGAGATACAATTGATGGCAGACAAATGGCAAGGCACCTTTTGTTAGAGAGATTGGGATACAATTGAACCTGTGAATCATGTCTCTGAAATTATTGATGTGGAGAAAGTGGTAGTTATCCTGTCTTTGGATAATGACAAGGAGGGGTACTGCAAAAGGTAGGTGTTTTTATGGAATTGACAAGGTTTGGAGGATTATCCAGCTTTAGTAGAGCTGAAACAAATAGTATTCAGAAGTTGTCTTGTGTACCCATAGTCAATCTTGTTTATTAGATGCAAAGAGAAATCAAGGACAGATTACAGAGGAAATAAACAAATCGCACTGCTCTCATCATAGGAAATTGTAGAGTAATTTTAGAGAAGCATGTAGTGAGAGAATGGAAGGCAATCTTTAAAGCTCAAATGCATAATACTTAATATGCAAAAGGTAAGGAGTATATAGACAGGACTAAGAGCCAGAGCAATTTCATTCTTACCAACTGAAATCATTTACATCTATTTGCTATCCTTAACCAGCTCAATGTGCCAGATAAGTAGGAATAGCAGGACAGCCATTGTCTTTTCTCATTGACAACTGCATCAAATAACCATTCCTATTCTGTTGAAATGTATAATAGGTGGCATCGTCCATTATTATAAATTGACAAAAATAGGATGATGACTCATCAAATATCTAAATGAATATCTCAATTCAGAGTTCATGCAAACAAGCATGAGTTTTAGCTATCCTGAACTTATGTAAATAGGAACAATTTCTAAGCAAAGATATTCTTGTGGAGCCACTATAGGAAGCTAATGATTTGTTTTTAGAATTTACTAACAACAGCCACCAATTCACTAGAATGAACATATTAGCTATTTATTGTGTTCATTTCTGTCTCTTCCTGCAGCATCCTAAGGCCTCTATAACCCACTCATACATATAAAGAACCTATATTTACTTCTAAAACTatcataaatagataaataaaaaagtgttgaaattaaaattagatttaTGTTACCTTGATAACTAAGATAGGACCCACTGCATTAACCTCATATGCAAGCATTAAAGATGATTTCTCCACTTTGTTCAATGTTGTTTCTGTATTGTATAGATAACTATATAATCAACTGCCTTGTATTTGTAAGAAACATAAGCTCAAAACAAGATAATCGCACTTTATTTCACAATTTTACATGAATAACCCCCATTTCATACTTCCTTCTTTACAGGAGCAAGTTCTTTTCTCCCATTTTTTCTTACATAAATATGCTAAAAACATGTGCTCTTTCATCTTGTATCctttagtttgtttttttctttttgaggtGTGTGTGATCTGGGGTGGGGGTGGGGGGACACATGAATAAAAACTTATACTGCTATCAGAGATTGTAGGATCTTAAAACTTCCAGAAAGCTACAATAGGCAGTGGATATTATAAGTCCATTATTGAAGAATGAAACAAAACTTTTACCTGGATGTATTACTTCAGGTATTGAAAGAATCCCAGACGCATTAATGAGAAGGTTTAGACGGCCATATGTCTCTCTTATTGACAATGCAGATGCCtgaaatattttgaaatgcACAAATCTTAACAAACAAACAAGTTTGGAATTATTTAAATCTAACAGTGTACTGTCCTGATCCTTAAGAGGGAATATGGATTTCATAATTATGTTTTCAGATGTAAATAGGCTTAAAAGAAAATTGCACCAACCCATTCCCCCCTAAACTACAAATTGTCGTACAAGCCATCTAACATACCCTCCTTTTAACAATAGCTAACGGCTGATAAACAATTGAATTGCTTAACATCAGTAGCTCCTATATTGCAGCTGACAACAGGATTAAGGTGGATATGTGGAAAATATCATTTAGGTTTAAATAATGTTTGATAATATCTATCCTTACCCATATTGGCCTGCATAGAACCTACCATCTAACCTTGTAAAGAAGTTTACAGATACTAGGGAGAAATGAAGAACAAGAAGAGCTATGAAGCCTCCTCTTGGTGCCTAAATGGATGCTTCGATTGGagcaaatgaaaaggaaaacaatTATGGGAAAAGAAGAATAACCTCGATTGAATTCTCAACAGTCAAATCCAACGGCAAAATTCTAAGGCGGTCTGCAAATTTATCTTTCAGATGGATAAGCCCAGTTGATGCACTAGGATTACGGCATGTAGCAATAACATGCTCTTTATCATCGTTCTCTAAAAGCTGTTTTACCTGTAGATGGAAGAAACTGAAAGCAGTGTTAAAACTGTGTCAGCAAAATTATTAGATTAATATCACAACCAAGATTCTTGAGAATTAAAGGATAACCCATCAGATTGCTTTaagagattaaaatgaaaaagggtGTCCATGCATCATATATTTGTCAAAAGAACAAATTGcatagttttattaataaacAACGATAGAACTAGAACAGCCTGCACAGCACTACTGAAGAATATGGAAAAGGCTTGTTATCATTCTTGAATCATCAACTTGTAATGGATTCATTGATTTTTAGCCCCTAAGAAAATTTGtcaattagaaattaatttttgttctgctttagaaatattttataaactgACTGCAATTATTTGTAATGCTACAGTACCTCCGCACAGACAATATGAAAAAGTAAACACAACATACTAAAAATAAGAGTGAATTAGTGTTACGGTGTTACTCCCATTGCACAATTATAGTAATTAACAGTTTAATACTTTTGAATCTAAAATTTTTAAGAcgaaaacacataaaaaaggCATCTTCAGACACTAACATGAAATTTTGACAATGTGGGCAGTGCCCAGATAAGCAATGATGGTGTGCAAGTAAGAAAAGAATCTCACAAATTCGAGGCCAATTCCTCTGGAAGCTCCTTGAACCATAGAAACCCCTTCTCCTTGAAaggaacaagaagaaaaggcCCTTCGGGTGAGTGATAAAATCCGCGGTGAATGAGATGCCATCATCAAAGAGTGTTGTTGGGTTGGCGGCAATAGCATTGTAACATCAAAAAATAGAGTCAAGCTCTTATCTTGCGTACTAGTCAGTAGTGTTGATGGGCACAACACCTTGAAGCGTGGCTTCCTAACAACCAAGTAAAGAACCCAACCAacgttgttattttttaataaaccaACGTTgttattagtaaaattttgtaGATGACAAGTTATGATACAACGTATTAAAGATTAATcggaaaaaaaagttatgatacAATATTAAGTAAAAAACAGTGTtgtgaaaatatttaaagtttctttttttaacagcgtgaaaatctttttttatgtaCATATCATAATagcatttgaatttatttttaattgcactttaaatcacaattttaaaaattgactaagacttctttataaaaaaaaataaaaattgactcAGACTAATAACCAATGAATGAAACTCAACATCTTATATAACActaagaatgataaaataaaaggattGATCTGAAATAGATCTTTGATTCAAGTGTGAAAAATATTGAGTTAAatcaattcatattttatataagtattttttttaagtctaGCTAGGTCTATTGGATGGGTTCACATATTGggccattttatttttttgtctaaatttatacaaattcaaaataaaaaatattgggcCAATCAAAATAGATTTGATTGATTTtagaactatattttttttagtctaatCTAATTCAATGAATTCATTAGGTCAGTCAAAATAAACTCAATTCTATttagattaatattttttcaacccAGTTCAGATGTATACATTTACCAACTTTACACAACACAAACAAGATTCAATgttatatatacacataaaaaatgaagataCATTGATAAAGTATTGGtagtgaaaaattataaaagaagaaaaaatagtatttaaaatAGGGTGATTATGTTATAATGAAGACTAGTATTTATATCTATGCAAAGTATAggatatttatgaattttttacaatttacttttttaagtaattgaataataaaatgagtaaaaaaaaataaaaataacaataagttacctcaaaatgataaagttttcattattaaattttgtatggaaaagataaaaataaacataagtatattattatttgattttttttctatataattaaatctaaattagttaatttaaattataaaaagtagagtttgattttttaagtataataGTGAAAAAGTTAATAGATAAGTCACCCTTATTGTCACTACATGAGTTTTTTCACTTCATAACCAAAcctaaagaaaaacaagaagaaaagatgtAGTTATTTGTTACCATGTCGGTACAGTGTATCCATCAATTCTGTCGATGATTAATCTTCGTCGGAGAACCTGATTAATCATTTTAGTATGATTTTTCCCTCCCAACTACATTTTTTTCATGCACAAGGTTCGAATCTAAGATCTTCCTTAAGGGGATCGAGTTCGATACCATCTAAACCAACGATTTGCTGGAAAAGACTCAGTTATTTTGGTCTCCAATGATATGGATGCCATGTGGACAATGGTCCCACCAAATCGGGATTACCTTAAGCAACATTAGTAGGGCCAAGGGTTGTAGTGAAAAATATTTGAGCAATTGGGGTGTGATTTTATGCACCCTTCGTTGAGTGGAACaagaagcaaaaaataaaagataacatgGTAAAAAGCAGTTTTGGTAAGTGGATGATTGTCTAACGCCCTTTTAGGAGAAACAAGGTAAATATtgtgaaaaataagaaagaagatTTCGATGAGGGTtctaataaatgaaatacaGTAAAGCACTCTATTGCTAGTAACAAATATGAGATCTTATATGTTGATAAGGAATAAAATATTGCACCAAATTCTTATAAGGAGATATTGGAAACGAATAAGATTGGTGGGAGTTATGCTAGTGGGGATGCCTTAAATAAGGGAGATCATAGCAAAAATATTGTTGCTAAAAAGAGTGTTGATGGCATGCATGCTAATAATGTGAAGGCCATTAACAAATTTGTGGCCAATAACAAATATGTGCCTTACCAAAAATACGTGGGACCATCTCAAATCCCGTTAGAATTTATGAAGGAAAATACACAAAAGATATTGCAAGTGAAGGTTCATAACTCGTAGGGGGGTAAGAACCCAAAGGGTGTGAAGATAAGGGACTATGGAGTTAAAGGAAAGTCTAATTTCAAGAAGACTGTCAACTCTAAGATTAAATACAAAGAACAAGTAGGAGCACAAATTCTCCAGCAGGTGATGAAGAAAGATACTGATGAAGCCAAGAAGGATGGCAGAACTTATGATGAGAGTTTATGACTTATAAAGATGGCCTCTTATGCTTCAATGAGTGAAGTTCGTGAGCTTCCCATTATTAATGTGCATCATGATGAGAAGGCGATATAGCCTTTGTTCTAAGCAAAAGGTTAGAAACAGGAGACTCATTGGTGACTGATGGAGATATGGACTATACGAATGAGACAATTATAGGGACTGCAATGGTCCTGGTGGAAAATGGTGGTGTTTCGCCAATTAATCATATAGTTTCCTCATGAATGTTACAAGTTGGAATTATCGTGGAATGACTAGTAAAGGGTTTAA includes these proteins:
- the LOC100782322 gene encoding C-factor; this translates as MLLPPTQQHSLMMASHSPRILSLTRRAFSSCSFQGEGVSMVQGASRGIGLEFVKQLLENDDKEHVIATCRNPSASTGLIHLKDKFADRLRILPLDLTVENSIEASALSIRETYGRLNLLINASGILSIPEVIHPETTLNKVEKSSLMLAYEVNAVGPILVIKHMWPLLKVGGGHGTGRSAAVVASLSARVASIGDNRLGGWHSYRSSKAALNQLSKTVSLEFARKKDPIVCILLHPGTVDTDLSKPFQRNVPPDKLFTKEFSVQKLLSIINNVKIHDNGKFFAWDGKEIPW